One Archangium violaceum genomic window, TCGAAGGTGGACTGCCCCCGTCCCTCCGGCCATGGCGCGCCGGGCGAGTGCCTCCCAGGCGGGCGGGCACGCGCCCCGGGTCTCACCGCTGGAAATCGTAGACGCTGCCCAGGTTGAGGATGCGCGTGAGCTCGTCGAGCGCCGTCATCGTCTCGCGGGCCAGCTTCGGGTCCGCCAGGTCCCTGGCGCGCAGGTCCTCGCGGTAGTGCCGCTTCACCCAGCCAGCGAGCGCCTCGTGCAGCTCCGGGGTGTAGAAGACGTTCGCCTTCACCGCGGCGCGCTCGGTGTCGGTGAGCCACACGCGCTGGCGCAGGCAGGCCGGGCCGCCTCCATTGTTCATCGACTGGCGCACGTCCAGGTAATACACGCGCTTGACCGGGTTGTTCTCGGCCACCACGCGCTCCAGGAAGCGCCGCGCCGGCTCCGTCTCCCGGCTCTCCTCCGGCGCGATGATGGCCATGGTGCCATCCGGCAGCGTCAGCACCTGCGAGTTGAACGGGTAGGCCTTCACCGCGTCGCGCGCGGGCAGTTCCTCGTTGGTGGCCAGCACGTAGGTGAACTCATCCCCCAGCTTCTCGCGCAGCGTCTTCAGCAACCCCTGGGGGTCCACGAAGGCCAGCTCGTGCAGCATGAGGAAGCTCTGGTTGCCCACCGCCATCACGTCCGTGTGGAAGGCGCCCGCGTCGATGCCCTCGGGGGACTGCTGCGGCAGCAGCACCTGCGCCGGATCCAGCTTGTGCAACCGGGCCAGCGCCTGGCTGGCCTCGTATGTCTGCCGTGCGGGGAAGCGGGTGGGGTGGCGCACGTCATCCCGCCAGGCGCTCCGGCCCCAGGCGAGCAGGTGCACCGCCTTGTGCCCCGGGGTGGCGAGCCGGGTGTGGTTGGCCGCGCCCTCGTCCGCGAAGTGCCCACCGCCGGGCAGTGGCGCGTGGACGGCGAAGTGCTTCTCGTCCGCGAAGATGGAGCGCAGCACCGAGTGCGTCGTCTCCGCCTCCAGCGCCCGGTGGAACATCTGCTGGAGGTTGGCCGGCGTCAGGTGCATCCGCCCGTCCGCCGTGTCCTCGGAGGGCGCTCCCGTGGCCGCGTTCGCCGTCCACATGGCGGCGGAGCTGGAGGTCAGCCGCAACAGGTGCTCGGCCTCCTGCCCGGCCCGGGTGATGACCTCCTCGTCCGTACCGGAGAAGCCCAGGGCGCGCAGCGCCCGCAGCGAGGGCCTCGGCTGGGGAGGCAGCACACCCTGGCCCACGCCCAGCTCCGCCACGAAGCGCATCTTCTCCAGCCCCTGGAGGGCCGCTTCGCGGGGGTGGCTCACCTCGCCGCCATGGAGGGCGGACGCCAGGTTGCCGGGCGACAAGCCGCCGTAATTGTGGGTGGGACCGACGATGCCGTCGAAGTTGTATTCGCGCATGGGGTATGGAAACGCTCGTGGAGCGCCCTCCCTTAGCAAAGCGCCTGAAGCGTTTCCTCCGCTACCTGCTCGTCCGTGCGGCATTGACCATCGTGAGCAGCCTGCCGCTGGGGCTCGCTCGGGTGTTGGGGGCGGGTTTCGGCCGGTTCGCCTTCGCCGTGGCCGGCGGGGAGCGACGCAAGGCGTTGAAGTCCCTGGCCCTCGCCTTCCCGGAGAAGTCCGACGCGGAGCGGCATGCGCTCGCCCGCGCCTCCTTCCGCCACCTGGGCATGGCCGTCTTCGAGGTGGGCGCCACCGCCTCCATGGACCGGCAGCTCGAGCGCCTGGTCCGCTGGCCGGAGGAGGACCGGCGTGTCCTGGAGACGGCGCTCGCCCGGGGCAGGGGCGTCGTCTTCGTCTCCGGCCACGTGGGCAACTGGGAGCTGTTGGCCCGGCGGGTGGCGCGGGCGGGCTACCCCAGCCAGAGCATCGCCAAGGAGACCACGGACCCGAGGCTCACCGCGCTCGTCGAGCGCTTCCGGGCCCAGGGCGGGGTGCGCAGCATCTGGCGCGGCCAGGAGGGCGCGGCGCGAGCCATGCTGCGCGCCCTCAAGGCGGGGGAGATCCTCGGGCTGCTCATCGACCAGGACACGAAGGTGCAGTCCGTCTTCGTGCCCTTCTTCGGAGCGCTGGCGGCCACGCCCCGGGCGGCGGCGGACCTGGCGCTGCGCACGGGCGCGGCGGCGGTGGTGGGCTTCTGCCAGCGGGAGGGCGAGGGCTACCGGCTGTGGATGGAGGAGGTGCCCTGGCAGGCGAGCGGGGACCGGGAGGCCGATGCCGTCGCGCTCACGGCCGCTCTCTCGGAGAGGATAGAGGCAGCCATCCGCCGGGCACCTGAGCAATGGGTGTGGATGCACCAGCGTTGGAAGACCCGTCCCACCACCCAGACCCGATGATACAAAAGGGCCTCGTGCCACGTACCGTCCTCTTCTCGAGCCTCTTCTGCCTCCTGGCCGCCTGCTCCCCGAGGCAGGCTCCAGGTGATGCCTCAGCGCCGCCCGCCGTGGTGATGCACGGGGTCCGGCTGCGCTCGTTCGACGGCAGCACCCTGTCCATGACGGGCCAGGCCGAGCGGGCCACCTACGATCGCAACGGTGACATCACCGCCTCGAAGGCCACGCTCCTCATGCTCGGCAGGAGCCCGCTGGCGGACGCTCCTCCGGCGGGCAAGAAGGCGCGCACGAAGGACGAGGGCGCGCAGGCACAGGTGCAGGTCCCTCCGGGTGGCACGCTGGTGCGTGCGAATCTCATGGAGGGCAACCTGGGCACGAGACAGATGGTGGCCTCGGGCGACGTGGAGGTGCGCACCGCCTCCGGGATGGTGGCTCGCTCGCCCCGGGCCACCTACGACGGGGTGCAACAGACGGCGCGGGGCACGGAAGGTGTGCAGGTGGACGGGCCGGAGTACCACGTCCAGGCGGACGCCTTCTCCCTGTCCTTCCCCGACGAGAGCTTCGCCTTCGAGGGCTCGGTGCGGACCGTCCTGGGAGCCGCGCATGATTGAGTATCTCGTGACGGCCTTCTTCCTGGCCCAGCCGGTGAAGCCGACCGCGTTCGAGGCCAGCGCCGGCTCGCCCGGCGGGGCGGAGGCTCCGGCGGTTCGCAACAACACGGTCATCACCTCCCAACGGGTGTTGGGCTCACGCAACCAGGCCGTCTTCAAGGGCGACGTGGTGGTGAAGCAGGGGACGATGGACCTGCGGTGCGACGAGATGATCGCCTTCTACAGCGGCAACGGCCCGCGTGAGGTGACGCGCGTGGAGTGCGTGGGCAACGTGCGCGCGGTGGACGGCGACCGGACGGCCAGGGGCGAGCGGGCCGGCTTCGACGTACCCAGTGGCCTGCTGGTGGTGACGGGCAATCCCGAGGCGCAGGATGCCACCACGCACCTCAAGGGCACCGAGCTGCGCATGACGGCGGGCAACAAGAACCACGAGTACCAGGTGGAGAACGCCGTCGTCACCCTCCAGTCGGCACCGTTGAAGCCGCCGTCGCGCAGGGGCTCGGGCAAGGAGTCCTCCCCACCGAGAGAGCCCGCGGTGATCTCCGCCCGGCGGGTGATCGGCTCGAACAACCAGGCCGTCTTCACGGGCGACGTGGTGGTGAAGCAGCGGACGATGGACCTGCGGTGCGACAAGATGATTGCCCACTACAACGGTCCACGAGAGGTGACGCGCGCGGAGTGCGTGGGCAATGTACGTGCGGTGGACGGCGAGCGCTCCGCTCGGGGCGAGCGGGCCGACTTCGACGTGCCCACCGGCCTGCTCGTGGTGAAGGGCAACCCCGAGGCGCGTGATCCCACCACGCACCTCCGGGGCTCCGAGGTGCGGATGACGGTGGGCAAATCGAATTTCGAGGTGAAGGACGCCGTCATCACCGTGGAGACGGCGCCGCTCGAGCAGCGGCAGCGCAAGGGTGGGGGTAGGAGCAATCCAGGTAGCGCGTCCGGCCACACGGGCGCGGGGGGAACGAAGCCATGAGCAGCCGGTTGTACGCCGAGGGTCTCCAGAAGACCTTCCGCAAGCGCAAGGTGGTGCAGGGCGTGTCCTTCTACGTCTCCCAGGGAGAGGTGGTGGGGTTGCTCGGGCCCAATGGCGCCGGCAAGACGACGAGCTTCAACATGGTGGTGGGCCTGGTGCGGCCCGATGTCGGCCGGGTGCGCGTGGACGACGAGGAGCTCACCCACCTGCCCATGCACCGGCGCACCCTGCGCGGTCTGGGCTACCTGCCCCAGGAGTCCTCCATCTTCCGCAAGCTCACCGTGAGCCAGAACTTCCTGTCCGTGCTGGAGCTGCAGAAGAACCTGGACCGGTCCGCCCGCGAGAAGCGCGCCCGGGAGCTGCTGGAGGAGTTCGGCCTGGGCCATGTGGCCGAGTCGCTCGGCGAGACGCTCTCCGGTGGCGAGCGCCGCCGCGCGGAGATCGCCCGCTCCCTCATCCCCAACCCCCGCTTCATCCTCTTCGACGAGCCCTTCGCCGGCGTGGACCCCATCAACGTGGGGGACCTCCAGCGGCAGATCTCCCACCTGAAGTCCCGTGGCCTGGGCGTCCTCATCACCGACCACAACGTCCAGGACACCCTCGGCATCTGTGACCGTGCCTACATCATCGCACAGGGGCAGATCCTGGAGGAGGGCACGCCGGCGCAGCTCGCCTCCTCGGCCCGGGCGCGTGCGGTGTACCTCGGCGAGCGATTCCGCTTGCAGTCGGTGTGAGCGCCGAAAAACCGGCTTCGTGAGCCGCTCGGGGGCGGACCGCACCCGCGTGCCGCTCCCCCTCCGCACGTCCATTGTTGAACGTCTTCGGCGGCGTTCGAGACAATGCAAGTACGCGGAATAAATGAAGAATTTAACGAAGTGCAAGGTACGGGCCGGACTCTCGGACACTGGACGAAGTCGGGGGGCCTTGCTACTTTGGCACGGTCCTTGATGGCGGGCCGCCATCGAGTCGAGTGTTGAAACGGGCGGGAGACAGAGAATGGCGATGGAACTCAAGCAGAGCCTGAAGCTTTCGCAGCAGCTGGTGATGACGCCCCAGCTGCAGCAGGCCATCAAGCTGCTGCAACTCTCGCGGATGGAGCTTCTGGAGCAGGTCCGGGAGGAGATGGACCAGAATCCCCTCCTGGAGCAGCCGGACGAGGCCCCCTTCGGGGATACGGCGGACAAGGAGCCAGGCGAGGCTTCCCTGGAAGCCGCGAATACCGAGCTTCCGGCGGGAGTGGAGTTGCGGACCCCGGATGCCGCGCCCGAGTTCAAGGCGGACGGCGACGGGCCGCCGGAGATCGACTGGGAGGCCTACCTCAACAGCTACCAGTTCAACGAGCCCACGACGGCCTCCAACCGGGGCAACGTGGCGACCGAGGACATGCCCTCCTTCGAGGCCAACCTCGTGGAGAAGGAGGACCTGGTCGATCACCTCCAGGAGCAGCTCGGCACGCTGCGGCTCAATGACGCCGAGCGGCGTATCGGGATGCTCATTCTGGGCAACCTGGACCAGGACGGGTACCTGACGCTGGAGGAGGTGGAGGGAGATCCACTCATCCGCCTGGCCAACGAGGCGGACGTGCCCATGTCGGTGGCCGAGCGCACGCTGCGCCGCATCCAGAACCTGGAGCCCAAGGGCTGCGGCGCGCGCGACCTCCAGGAGTGCCTGCTCATCCAGGTGGCCGCGCTCAAGGACAAGCACGCGCCGCTGCTGGGCCTCATCATCAAGCGGCACATGAAGTACCTGGAGAGCAAGAACCTTCCGGCCATCGCCAAGGACCTGAAGGTGTCGCTCGAGGAGGTGGTGGAGGCCTCCAAGCTGCTGCCCAAGCTGGACCCGAAGCCGGGCCGCAACTTCAGTGGGGACGACGCGCAGTACATCACCCCCGACGTGTTCGTCTACAAGCTGGCCGAGGACGAGTACACGGTGGTGCTCAACGACGACGGCCTGTCGAAGCTTCGGATTTCCGGCACGTACCGCAACGCGCTGAAGAGCGGCGGGGTGGGGCCGGGGCAGACGAAGGAGTTCATCCAGGAGAAGCTGCGCAGCGCGCAGTGGCTCATCCGCTCCATCCACCAGCGCCAGCGCACCATCTACAAGGTCACCGAGAGCATCGTGAAGTTCCAGCGGGACTTCCTGGACAAGGGCATCGCGCACCTCAAGCCGCTCATCCTCCGGGACGTGGCCGAGGACATCGGCATGCACGAGTCCACGGTGTCGCGCGTGACGACGAACAAGTACGTGCACACGCCGCAGGGCATCTTCGAGCTGAAGTACTTCTTCAACTCGTCCATCGCCCGCGTGTCCGGTGAGGACACGGCGAGCGAGGCGGTGAAGCACCACATCAAGCAGCTGGTGTCGCAGGAAGATCCGCGCAATCCGTACTCGGACCAGAAGATCGTCGAGCTGCTCAAGGCGCAGGGCACGGAGATCGCCCGGCGCACGGTGGCCAAGTACCGCGAGGTGCTGGGCATCCTCCCGAGCAGCAAGCGCAAGCGCTACTTCTAGCCGGGCCCGATGTGGCCGCGTCTCTCCTGG contains:
- the astB gene encoding N-succinylarginine dihydrolase codes for the protein MREYNFDGIVGPTHNYGGLSPGNLASALHGGEVSHPREAALQGLEKMRFVAELGVGQGVLPPQPRPSLRALRALGFSGTDEEVITRAGQEAEHLLRLTSSSAAMWTANAATGAPSEDTADGRMHLTPANLQQMFHRALEAETTHSVLRSIFADEKHFAVHAPLPGGGHFADEGAANHTRLATPGHKAVHLLAWGRSAWRDDVRHPTRFPARQTYEASQALARLHKLDPAQVLLPQQSPEGIDAGAFHTDVMAVGNQSFLMLHELAFVDPQGLLKTLREKLGDEFTYVLATNEELPARDAVKAYPFNSQVLTLPDGTMAIIAPEESRETEPARRFLERVVAENNPVKRVYYLDVRQSMNNGGGPACLRQRVWLTDTERAAVKANVFYTPELHEALAGWVKRHYREDLRARDLADPKLARETMTALDELTRILNLGSVYDFQR
- a CDS encoding lysophospholipid acyltransferase family protein — its product is MERPPLAKRLKRFLRYLLVRAALTIVSSLPLGLARVLGAGFGRFAFAVAGGERRKALKSLALAFPEKSDAERHALARASFRHLGMAVFEVGATASMDRQLERLVRWPEEDRRVLETALARGRGVVFVSGHVGNWELLARRVARAGYPSQSIAKETTDPRLTALVERFRAQGGVRSIWRGQEGAARAMLRALKAGEILGLLIDQDTKVQSVFVPFFGALAATPRAAADLALRTGAAAVVGFCQREGEGYRLWMEEVPWQASGDREADAVALTAALSERIEAAIRRAPEQWVWMHQRWKTRPTTQTR
- a CDS encoding LptA/OstA family protein — protein: MIEYLVTAFFLAQPVKPTAFEASAGSPGGAEAPAVRNNTVITSQRVLGSRNQAVFKGDVVVKQGTMDLRCDEMIAFYSGNGPREVTRVECVGNVRAVDGDRTARGERAGFDVPSGLLVVTGNPEAQDATTHLKGTELRMTAGNKNHEYQVENAVVTLQSAPLKPPSRRGSGKESSPPREPAVISARRVIGSNNQAVFTGDVVVKQRTMDLRCDKMIAHYNGPREVTRAECVGNVRAVDGERSARGERADFDVPTGLLVVKGNPEARDPTTHLRGSEVRMTVGKSNFEVKDAVITVETAPLEQRQRKGGGRSNPGSASGHTGAGGTKP
- the lptB gene encoding LPS export ABC transporter ATP-binding protein; translated protein: MSSRLYAEGLQKTFRKRKVVQGVSFYVSQGEVVGLLGPNGAGKTTSFNMVVGLVRPDVGRVRVDDEELTHLPMHRRTLRGLGYLPQESSIFRKLTVSQNFLSVLELQKNLDRSAREKRARELLEEFGLGHVAESLGETLSGGERRRAEIARSLIPNPRFILFDEPFAGVDPINVGDLQRQISHLKSRGLGVLITDHNVQDTLGICDRAYIIAQGQILEEGTPAQLASSARARAVYLGERFRLQSV
- the rpoN gene encoding RNA polymerase factor sigma-54, translating into MAMELKQSLKLSQQLVMTPQLQQAIKLLQLSRMELLEQVREEMDQNPLLEQPDEAPFGDTADKEPGEASLEAANTELPAGVELRTPDAAPEFKADGDGPPEIDWEAYLNSYQFNEPTTASNRGNVATEDMPSFEANLVEKEDLVDHLQEQLGTLRLNDAERRIGMLILGNLDQDGYLTLEEVEGDPLIRLANEADVPMSVAERTLRRIQNLEPKGCGARDLQECLLIQVAALKDKHAPLLGLIIKRHMKYLESKNLPAIAKDLKVSLEEVVEASKLLPKLDPKPGRNFSGDDAQYITPDVFVYKLAEDEYTVVLNDDGLSKLRISGTYRNALKSGGVGPGQTKEFIQEKLRSAQWLIRSIHQRQRTIYKVTESIVKFQRDFLDKGIAHLKPLILRDVAEDIGMHESTVSRVTTNKYVHTPQGIFELKYFFNSSIARVSGEDTASEAVKHHIKQLVSQEDPRNPYSDQKIVELLKAQGTEIARRTVAKYREVLGILPSSKRKRYF